A stretch of DNA from Allomeiothermus silvanus DSM 9946:
GGGTCAGGATGCTGCGGACGGGCCGGGCCCGCAGGTTTCGGTAGACCAGGGCGAGCACTTCCATCCCCTAAGAATACCCGCTGAACCCCGGCAAAAGTTGGACTATGCTGAGAACCTATGAACGCGGCAGTTGACGAGGTCCCTGGGCAAGCAGAGGTTTTCCCGTCCAGCCTTTGGCACCTCGAATGCACCCTTTGCGGGGCCTGCTGTGCTGCGCCGGACATTTCTACTTTGCAAAAGCCCCTGGGGGTTCCTTGTAAGCACCTGGACTCGAGCTGCTGGTGCGCGATCTACGCCGCTCGCCCTCAGGTCTGCCGCGGTTATACCCCAGACTGGGTCTGCGGCGAGGTAGCCCCGCTACCGACCCTTGCGGAGCGAGTCCAGCGTTACTTGGAGATCTACGGGCTCGAGCGCCCGGCCAGAAAGCTTTCCACTTCGGCCTCTGTGGGGAGCGAAGGCTGAGCCCCCTCCTGGGTCGTCGCCAGGGCTCCGGCGGCGCTAGCCCAACGCAGGGCAGGTGCCAGGGCTTCGCCCTTGGCTAACCGGCTGGCTAGCATCCCCACAAAGGCATCCCCGGCCGCCGTCGTATCTACCGGCTGGACCTGGAAGGCTGGGACGTAGCCTTGCCCGCTGGTATCTGCCCAGACACAGCCCTCTGCCCCCAGGGTGATGACCACGCTCGATACTCGCTCGCGCAAACTCTGCGCCGCCGCCAAAGCCTCCTCGATTCCCTGGGGCGCTTTTTGCTCCAGCACGATCCCTGCCTCGAACTCGTTGACCACCAGCAGGTCCACGTCGTGAAGCGCATCGGCGCTTAGGCTTCGCGCTGGGGCGGCGTTCAGGATCACCGTGGTCCCCGCTTCTTTACCTCGGCGGGCTGCCTCGAGCACGGTGGGAAGGGGAACCTCGAGCTGCAGAAGGATTACCTTTGCGCCCCGGAACACCTCGGCTTTCAGGTCTTCCGGCAAGAGCCGATAGTTGCTCCCCGGCGCCACGATGATGCTGTTTTGGCCCTGGGCGTTCACCACGATGAAAGCGACCCCGCTAGGGCCCTCCACACGTTTGATCCAATGGGTATCTATCCCGTCTTGGAGGAGCCCCTCAAGGAGCTGTGCGCCGAAGCTGTCGCTCCCCAAGCATCCGATCATCCGTACTGAACCACCTGCTCGGGCCGCCGCCACCGCCTGGTTGGCTCCTTTCCCACCGGGAAAAGTCTGATAATCCGAGCCCAGCAGGGTCTCGCCGGGGAGGGGGTGACGCTGTACACGCACCACCAAATCCATATTGATGCTGCCCACCACGATGATGTCTGGCACGTCTACAAGCTACCACGCGGCTAAGAAGGAAGCCTGAAACTCATGAGGTTGGTGCAGCCAAGTGCCCTCCCACTGATTTTGCTCCCCACGGAAGGCGCTTTATCGATCCAGGAGAGAAAAAATCGCCTTCCACAACAAACCTAAGTTGAGAAGTGGGGTACTTAGTGCACCCCGGCCTCGGTGATGGCTGCCGCCGAGTTGAGGGCGAAGCGCACGTTGCCACGGAACTCGTTGAGATTGGTGGCGTTCACGTAGGTCATGGCGCTTTGTAGACCCTCGCGCAGCCTCGAGACCGCCTCTCGCGCGTCTTTGTGAAAAGCCCGCAGGGTCTGCGAGGAGCCCTCGATGTAGTTGCGCTTCTCGGTCACCAGCGAGGAGGCCATGCCGAAGAGCAACACCCCCTCGAGGTGACCGTCCTTTTTGATCAGCACCTCGTCTTCGAAAGACCCCGAGGCGAAGAACTTGCCCATCATCACCCCTTCGCTATAGGCCAGGGCCTTCACGAAGTCGCCCGAGGCATTCACCCCGCCGTCGGCGATGATCTGGGCGTCGGCGTAACCGGCGTGGTTGCGGAAGCGGTAGATCTCCTCGAGCAACGAGAGTTGCCCCACCCCCACCCCGGTGTTGATCCGCGTCGTGCAGACCGAGCCTGGCCCCACCCCCACCTTGATGGCGAAGTGCTTAAACCCCGAGAGCTTCATCAGCCAGTAGGCATAGGCAAAGCCCTCGATGCTGCCCACATTGCCCAGGATGATCCCGCTTTCTACGCCCTGGGCCCGGATTTTAGCCAGCACCGGCAGCACCGCCGCGTTGGCCCCGTGGGCGATATCAATCGAGGCGAAAGCCAGGTTGGGCTGCTGGAACAGCTCGGTCAGGAAGGCCTGGTCTTCGTGGATGCCGAGGGCCACCCCGACCAAGGCCGGAGCGCTGGCTTTGACCTCCTGGATGCGCTCTATATCGGAAAGGCCCACCCTGGGCAGGATGTGGATTCCGCCGTTTCCTCCGTCCCACACGTCGCGAGCAAACCTCGAGCGCATCATGCTCATGGAAGCGCCGAAGGCCGGGAAGATCTCCTGGGGGCCGCGCAGGGTGTAAAAAAGCTGCCGGGTATTTACCTGACTGCGCGAGAAAGGACGGGTGAGGAAGGTAGGGATGATGGACTTGTCGGCGAAGGTGTAGTAGGTCTCGAGGCGGGGGAAGGGATAGCTGGCGATGGCGGTCTGGGCCTGCTCGAGGGCCTGATGCGACAACTGATCCAGCGCGGTTGTATCCACGAACCGTCATTGTAGCTCAGATAACCGACGAGCGTCTATGTATCATGGGTTTATGGTCACGCTCGAGCATCAGATCGTCGCCCCGCAGAAAAAGCGGTGGACAGTGGATGAGCTGTTGGCGATGGAAAAGGCGGGCCTGCTCGACCCTGAAAAGCGCATCGAACTCCTGGATGGCGAGGTGTACGAGATGCCCCCCACTAGTGAAGGCCATGCAAGTAGCGTAGACTGGCTGGTTCGTTTATTCCTCAAGCAATTCGATGAGCGGGCGGTGGTGCGAAGCCAGAATCCCATACGCCTCGATGATGAAGACCTTCCCCTACCGGACTTGGCTCTTCTGGAATGGAAAGAAGATTTTTATCGTCAGGGGCACCCCAGACCGGAAAACGTTTATTTGGTGGTCGAGGTCTCGGATGCCACCCTTTGGTTTGACCGAAGCAGCAAGCTCAAACGTTATGCCAAAGCTGGGCTTCGTGAGGTCTGGATCGTCAACCTCAAAGACCGGCAGACCGAGGTTTTCCGCGACCCCTCGGGCGAAGAGTACCTGACCCGTTTTGTGGTCAAGCCAGGAGAATCGGTAGCACCGCTGGCCTTCCCCGATGATCCGATCACCCCGCTGTAAGGTTTTTTTCGCCTTTACATCTGCATAAAGCCCTTGTATATTCAAATCCAGATGCGACACCCTGCTCGAGCTACCCGCTGACGGCGCTCTTTCTACGGAAAGGGGCCTTTGGGGTTTGCGAGGGTGGGGTTTCCCTTTTTATGCTGTTGGGGCTTGAAAGGAATCTGTCATGTACATGACGACCGCCGAAATCCGCGAGAAATACCTGCAGTTCTTCCAGTCGAAGGGCCATCTTCGGCTTCCCTCCTTCAGCGTCATCCCCCAGGACGACCCCTCGCTTTTGTTCATCAACGCGGGCATGACCCCACTTAAACCCTACTTTCTGGGTAAGACCCCGATCTTTCACACCCCGGAAGGGGAGAAGATCTCTTACCGCGTCACCACCTGCCAGAAGTGCGTGCGTACGGGCGACATAGAAAACGTAGGCCGTACTAACCGGCACCAGACGGTCTTCGAGATGCTAGGAAACTTCAGCTTCGGGGACTACTTCAAGAAGGAAGCGATCCTTTGGGCCTGGGAGTTCCTGACCGACAAGCGGTGGTTGGGCCTCGAGCCGGAGCGCATCTATGTGACGATCTACGAGGAGGACGACGAGGCGTTTGAGTACTGGACCCAAGACGTCGGTTTGCCGCCGGAACGCCTACACCGCTTTGGTGCCGATGAGAATTTCTGGCCCGCCGACGCTCCCAGCAAAGGCCCCAACGGGCCCTGCGGGCCGTGCTCGGAGATCTACTACGACCGGGGGCCGGAGTTTGGCGCGGATACCTGGGCTGATTACTACCAGACCCGCGAGAGCAACCGTTTCGTGGAGATTTGGAACCTGGTCTTCCCCCAGTACGACCGCAAGGACGGAGGTATCCTCGAGCCTTTGCCCAAACCCAACATCGACACCGGGATGGGCCTGGCGCGGGTGGCGATGGTCTTGCAGGGCGTGACCGATTTCTACGAGACCGACGAGTTCAAACCCATCATCGCCAAGGTTGTAGAGCTGTCTGGGGTGAGCTACGAGGGGCCCTCTTCGCTAGCCCACCGGGTCATCAGCGAGCATGCCCGCGCGGTGAGCTTTATCCTCTCTGACGGGGCTACTTTCTCCAACACCGGGCGCGGCTATGTAGTGCGCCGCTTGCTGCGCCGAGCGGTGCGGTATGGCTATTTGCTGGGCTTGCGCGAGCCGTTTATGCACCGGCTAGCCGCGGTAGTAGCCGAGGTGATGGGCGGGGTCTACCCTGAGCTAAGGGAAAACCTCGAGAGCGTACAGAAGCAGATCCGGCTGGAGGAGGAGCGCTTCTTCGAGACCCTCGAGCAGGGCGTGGAGCGCTTGGACGCTTTGCTGTCAGGCCTCGAGCCCGGCGATACCCTCTCCGGCGAGGAGGCTTTCCGGCTGTACGACACCTACGGTTTCCCTCTCGACCTCACCCTCGAGATCGCTGATGAGCGCGGGATCAAAGTAGACACTGAAGGCTTTCAAAAGGCGCTCGAAGAGGCCCAGGAACTCGCCCGGCAGCGCGCGGCCTTTGACAAGGACGTATTCAAGCGGCCCAACGAGGCTCTACTGGCCATCGCCAGGGACTCTGGCGGCACGGTCTTCGTGGGCTACGAGCGCACCGAGGAGACCGCCCAGGTCAAGCTTTTGCTGGCAGGGAACCAGTCCTTGGACGAGGCCCCCGCCGGGACCGAGGTACAGGTGGTGCTTGACCGGACCCCCTTTTACGCCGAAGGCGGCGGACAGATTGGGGACTTCGGGGTGCTCGAGTGGGCCGGGGGCTGGGCCAAGGTTTCCACCACCCAGAAAAACCCCGATGGCATCTACCTCCACTTAGCTAAGGTAGAGGAGGGAACGCTCAAAGCGGGTACCACCGTGCGGGCTTTGGTAGACCCCCACCGCCGCGATACCGAGAAGAACCACACCGCTACCCACCTCCTGCACGCCGCCTTACGCGCGATCTTGGGAACCCACGTCCGCCAAGCGGGAAGCTACGTGGGGCCGGACCGGCTGCGCTTTGACTTCACCCACCCCGAGCCCGTAAGCCCCCGGGAGTTGGCTCGGATTGAACTGCTAGTGAACCGGTGGATCCAGGGAGACTTCCCGGTCAGTTATACCTACAAACCGCTCGAGGAGGCCAAAAAAGAAGGAGCCATGGCCCTATTCGGCGAGAAGTACGCCGACGTGGTGCGGGTGGTGGCGGTGGAAGGTACGGCGGACAACGTCGCTGCCGGGACAGCCATCTCCAAGGAGTTGTGCGGCGGTTGCCACGTGCGCCGCACGGGGGAGATTGGGATGTTCGTGATCCGCTTTGAGGAAGCGGTCTCGTCGGGGGTGCGCCGGATCGAGGCCCTCACCGGAACCGGGGCAGTCCAGTATGTGCGGGAGAACCTGGATGTGCTCCAGGCCCTCTCTCGCGAGCTAGGGGTGAACCCAGAGGGCCTGCCTGAGCGTTTAGGTAAGCTCCAAAACGAGATAAAAGCCCGCGAGAAGGAGATTGAGCGGCTCAGGCGGGAACTGGCCCGAGCCCAGCTGGGTGGCGGGACGGCTTCCGCGCTCAAGGAGGCGGGCGGCTACCAGTACTTGGCGGTGCGGCTCGAGGGCCTCGAGGTCGGGGCCTTGCGCTCTGCTGCCGATGAGCTGCTGGACAAGCACAAAGCGGACTTGGTGGCGGTGGGGTCGGGGCAGAACCTGGTCATTAAACTTTCCAAGGAGGCCCAGGCCAAGGGGCTCGACGCCGGGGCGGTGATGAAGCGGCTTACCGAGGCAGCAGGCGGGCGCGGGGGTGGGAAAGGGGCCTTAGCCCAGGGGGGCGGTTTCGACCTGGAACGGGCCTTTGCCGCTCTGGAGGGGGCCCTGCTCTCACGGTGAGGGGGATAGGCTTCAGCCTCGGCTCAGGTAAGTAGCCTAGGGTGGTAGGAGATGAAGGTCGCCGCTTTGGACGTAGGCGAGGCCCGCATTGGCCTGGCCGTGGGGGAGGTGGGCTCGCCGTGGGCCTTCGGGCGGGGCTACCTGGTGCGCCGGACGCCCCAGGCGGATGTGCTGGCGTTGCGAGCGTTCGCCGAGCGCGAACGGGTAGCCAAACTCATCGTGGGTTTGCCACTTCGTACCGACGGCACCCCCAGCGCTCAGGCCGCTAGGGTGCTCGAGCTGGTGAGGGCCTTGCGGGAAGCTGGGCTCGAGGTCGAGACCTTGGACGAGCGCTTTACCACCCAGCTGGGGGCGCAGCGGCTCAAGGAAGCACCCCGACGGGTGCGGCAGGAGAAAGGTAAACTGGACGAAGCCGCCGCGGTGGCCTTGCTGGAGAGCTATCTCGAGCGGGCTCGCTAGCTGGTCTGGGTCGGTTTATCCATCACAGGTGAAGCATTGAATCCAGAAAAGCCCACATCTGTTCCCGATAGACTTCCCCTAGCTGAACGCGAAGGACGCCGTAGTCCTTGGCTGAGGTGGGGGGTATTGCTGCTATTTAGCCTGCTGGCCGGGGTCTTGGGGTATCTGCTGTGGCTGTCGGGGCCAACCGGGGTGCAGGCGCAGGTGCGGCTCGAGCGGGGCCAGGGGGCGCTGGCGGTGGGCCGCACCCTGGAGCGGGCCGGGCTGGTGCGTTCGGGGCAGCTCTTTGCGGTGTATCTGCGGGCCTCGGGGCGGGACAAGCTGCTCAAGCCGGGGGTGTACCAACTCGAGGGGGACGGGGTGCGGCGGTTGGCGATCGCACTCACCGAGGAAGCCCAGCCCCTCACCGTGCGCCTGACCTTTCCCGAGGGCTGGCGCATGCACCAGATGGCCCTACGGCTTAGCCAAAATGGCCTGCCAGGAGAAAAATTCCTCGAACTGGCCGAACACCCACCCGCTGATCTGCGGCCCAGTTATGTTCAAAGCCCCACCCTCGAGGGCTTTTTGTTCCCCGCCACCTATACCTTCCCCCTGGACACCACTGCCCGTGAGATCATCCAGGCCATGCTGGCGCGTTTCGAGCAGGAGCTGACCCCCGAGGTACGAAGCCGCTTGGCCCAGGAGAAGCTCAGCGTGCAGCAGTGGGTCACGCTGGCTTCCATCGTTCAGGCTGAGGCCGCTCACCCCGAGGAGAAGCCGCTGATCGCGGGGATCTTCCTCAACCGGCTGGAGGCCGGAATGCCCCTGCAAGCGGATCCCACCGTGGCGTACGGATTAGGTAAGGCCCTCCCCGAGCTTTCCCGACCCGCGGGAGACTTTGCGAGCGATACCCCCTATAACACCTACCGGGTAGCTGGTTTGCCGCCCGGTGCCATAAGCAACCCTGGCTCCGAGGCCTTGCGGGCGGTGCTCGAGCCCCAGCGCACCGACGCACGGGGGAGGGCGCTTTTCTATTTCTTCCACAACCGCCAGGGCAAACTCTTTGTCAACCCCGATTTCGCTAGCCATAGCCGGGATCTGGCGCGGTACCGCTAAGGCCAAGCGCTATGTAGTTTGCACACAATTGTTGGGGCAAGCGCGAGTAATATAGGGCGGGTATGGAGTTGATCTTCGAAGTCCGTGATGCCGAAGGGGGGTTCGCCGCCCGCGCGATCGGTGAGGAAAGCATCGCCACCCACGGCCAGACCTGGGAGGAGCTTAAAGCTAATGTGCTCGAGGCCGTGCGCAACTACTTTGGCCCGGGCATGACTCCCCGCACGGTGCAGCTACACTACGTCCGCGACGAACTCGTTCTCATCTAGGTACCTTCCCACACCCGTGGCCGTCGGAGGCTGTGCTGGCAGCGCCTGGTTGCAAGCTAAGCCAGAGCATCCGCGCTCCCTTTTGAGTGTGCCGCGGAGGGGTGTTGGCCTGCCCATAGCAGAACGCTTCGGGCGTACCTAGCCAGCCTCGAGCCCCCTTCCAGGCCGGTACCGCAGCTTCCGGGCCAAACGCTTGGGGGCGTCGGGGCGGTTTTGCGTTTTATCCACCCAGTACAGCTCGTAACGGACGGCTTCGGGTGTGACCTCGAGCACGGCATAGCCGTTGATATCGCCGTCAAAGAAGTTCAGGTGCGGGTTGGCCTGCTCCAAGAAGGCGTTGCCGGGCCAGAAGGCTAGGCGCCGCAGGGTCTCGGCAGGGCCGGGGCTGGTCAGGGAGGGGGCCATAAACTCGGCTCCCAACCAGGGCTCACCGGGCTTGAACGTGGGGGAGACCTGCGAGGCCAGGGCGGAGTGAAGATCGCCACTCAGCACTACCAGGTTGTGCACCCCGGCTCGAGCCCAGGCGTTCAGCAGGGCCTGGCGCTCGGCGGCGTAACCGTCCCAGCCATCGGTGTTGAGGGTGAGATCACCCGAACGCAAGGGGGAGAACATCACCGCGCTGGTCAGCCCCCGCCACTTGGCCGGGCTTTGCATCAGGTTTTCCGCCAGCCAGCGGTACTGCTCAGCCCCCAGCATGGTCTGGCTAGGGCTCATCTGGGCCGAGCAGGTGGCGAATTGTCGCTGTCCGAAGCCCCCCTCGCCGCAGGGGTGGGGCGAGCGGTAGCTGCGGGTGTCGGTTACGAATAGCTCGAGCAGATCGCCAAAAGCCAGCCTGCGGTACTGGCTCATCTGGCGGTGGGGTTCGTTCGCCATGGGGTCGTAGACTATCCGCGCCGGGACGTACTCGGTCCAGGCTTGGTTAGCCTCGAGGCGGAGCTTCTTGAGGCGCTCGGGTTGCCCCTGGAAGGGGTGATCGGGGGCTCCGGGGGCGTGGGTGGTGGGGTCCCAGTAGGTATCGTTGGCAAACTCGTGGTCGTCCCACAGGAACACCCAGGGATGGGCGGCCAGGGCTTGCTGCAAAAAAGGGTCGCTGCGGTAGGCGCGGTATAAAGCGCGGTAATCGGCTAGATTCACCGCCAAATAGCTTCCGCTCGGCAGGCGGAAGGCCCGCCCCAAAAACCGTTCGCGGCGGTAGCGAGGGTCGCCGGAGTACTCGTAGATGAAGTCCCCCAGGTGGATCACCGCGTCGAGTTCTTCTCGGGCTAAGTGGGCCAAGGCCCCGTAGTAGCCGCTCCCGAACTCCTGGCAGGTGATGAGGCCCAGGCGTAGACGCTCGGGCATGGTGCCGGGTGGGTGCAGGGTGCGGGTGCGCCCGATGGGGCTCGTCACGCCACGGTAGATAAAGCGGTAAAAGTAGCCCCTTCCAGGCTCGAGCTGGCCATCCAGGTCGGCCCGCACGGTGTAGTCGGTCTCGGGGCCAAAGCCGGTCTCGATCAGGCCCCCTTGGGGCTCGAGAAACTCCGGTGACTCACACACTTCGACCACGATGGGTTCGCCAGGCCGGAAGGCTTCCGGGGCGACTCGTGTCCACAACACCACCCCGTCCGGGCTTGGATCACCGGAGGCTACGCCGATGGGAAAAACTCCCTGGGGCTCGAGCGGGGCCTGCCCCCGCGACACCCCCACCAACCCCACTCCCAAGCCGAGCAACTTGCGACGACTGAGCCGGACCTGCACCAGGTTATCCTACCTGAGCGGGATAAGTGCGGAGTCATTTGCTACGTATCACCAGCACAGGCTTCTCCGAGCGGTGCAGCACCCCTTCGGTCACTGAGCCGAGCAAGAGCCGGTCGATGCCGCTGCGCCCGTGGGTGCCCATTACGATCAGGTCGTGGTTCTTGGCTTCGCTCAAGATAGCGTCTATGGGTTTGCCCTCGAGCAGCTTGCTCTGGGCGCTCACCCCGGCCTGCGCCGCCATTTGTAAAGCCGCCTGTAGGGCCTCGTTCCCGGCTTTTTTGAGGTCCTCGATTAGCTCGAGGCCATAGGGCACTGCTTCGGGGCTGATCCAAAGGGTGCGGGTGGGGTCTTCCACCACGTACACGAAAGTAACCTGGGCACCTAGGGTTTTGGCCAGCTCGAGCCCTTGTTCGATAGCCTTGGAGCTACAGTTGCTGCCATCGGTGGGCATCAGGATTTTGCTGTACATACACCACCTCTTGAGCCTAGTGTAGCCCTGAAATGCAGGGACAATCTACCCCGACGGACGCTGGCAGATGCGGAAAGCCCAAAGACCACTAGGCTGGTTGCGATCAGCACTCTTGTGCAAAATCCGCTGGGCGTTACGCCCTTCCCCCCTACGATTGGAAGGATGACTTTCCCCGAGCTTCTCGCCCAACTCGTCTCCCAAGGGGCCTCCGACATCCACATCCACGCCGGGATGCCGCTCATGGTCCGGCTCCACGGGCGGTTGCAACCTATCGGTCAGAGCAAGCTCACTCCGCAGTGGACCGCTACCCTGGTGGATCTGATGTGCGACGAGCGCCAGAAGGTGCTGTTCAAGCAGAGGTATCAGGTGGACATAGCCTATAGCCTCCCCGGTGTGGCTCGTTTCCGGGTCAACCTCTTCCGGCAGCGGGGCTCGGTGAGCGCGGTGATGCGGGTCATCAACTCCGACGAGGAAAAGCTCAAGATCGTTTCCTTGCCCCAGGAGACGATCGAGTACTTCCGCGACCAGGAGAAGGGTTTGGTGCTGATCACCGGCCCCACGGGCTCGGGGAAGTCCACCACGCTGGCCCGCATCCTCGACGAAATCAACCGGACCCACGACAAGATGATCATCACCATCGAGGACCCCATCGAGTACTTGCACAAGCCCAAGAAGTCGGTGATCGTGCAACGCGAGCTGGGCTCGGACACGCTCTCCTTCGACGAGGCCCTGATCGCCGCCATGCGGCAAGATCCCGACGTGATCATGATCGGGGAAATCCGCAACTACGAGACCGCGGCGGCAGCGCTCGAGGCCGCCCAGACCGGCCACCTGGTCTTTTCCACCATGCACACCCTCGATACCGTGCGCACCGTGAACCGCATGATGGACCTGTTCCCCCCACATGAGCGCGAGGTGGCCCGGATCCTCTTCGCGGAGAGCTTGGTGGGCATCGTCTCGCAGCGGCTGCTCAAGAGCAAGGGAGGCGGGCGGGTGGCCGTCACGGAGATTCTCAAGGGCACGCTGCGAATCCGCGACATGATCAAAGACCCGGCCAAGACCTACGGCCTCTACGACGCCTTGCGCGAGTCGCGCCTGGACGGAATGCAGACCTTCGACGACCATCTGGCCGAACTCTACGGCCAAGACCTCCTCGACTACGAGACCGCCATTAGCCACGCCACCAGCCGCCAGAGCTTCAAGGTGGCCGCGATGCGCATTGACCAGGAGCGAGGCCAAACCACCCCCACCAGCGGGTTGACCCAGGTCATCGAGCCCGCTTCGTAATCGAGCCTTCCTCGAAAAACTATCCCCCCGGACCGGGTAGACTGAGGCTCATGCTCCCTCCGTCGAAAACCGGTCTCGATGGGATGATTCTATGCGGATCTAGGGGCGTAACCCGGTGCTCGAGACGTTCACTACGAGCATGGACTAGGATGTTGGAACCATGGTGAAGATATGCTAATTTACGGTAGAAATCCGGTGCTCGAGGCAATCAAGGAAGGCCGGGCAGTGCGGGTCTGGGTCGCCAAAGGCGTGGAGAACTGGCTGATCCGTGAACTCGAGGGGCTGGGGGCCGACTACGAACTCCTCCCCCGCATTGAACTCGATCAGAAAGTGCGTACCACCCAGCACCAGGGTTTAGTAGCTGAGGTGGCCGAACTCAAATTCTCGGATCCCGAGGCTCCTTTTCGCCTTGCCAAGGAGCGCCAAGAAGGCGTTTTGCTGGTCCTTTTGGATGGGGTGACCGACCCCCGCAACTACGGGGCCATTATCCGAACTGCTGTGGCTTTAGGAGCTCACGGGGTCATCAGCGAGGAGCGCCGCAGCGCCCCGCTCTCGCCGCTGGTGCTCAAAGCCTCAGCGGGGACTGCCCATAAGCTACCCCTGGTACAGGTC
This window harbors:
- the rlmB gene encoding 23S rRNA (guanosine(2251)-2'-O)-methyltransferase RlmB, whose product is MLIYGRNPVLEAIKEGRAVRVWVAKGVENWLIRELEGLGADYELLPRIELDQKVRTTQHQGLVAEVAELKFSDPEAPFRLAKERQEGVLLVLLDGVTDPRNYGAIIRTAVALGAHGVISEERRSAPLSPLVLKASAGTAHKLPLVQVKNLPRYMEEIKKRGVWIYGASGKAQKDLTMLDYKRPLAIVIGSEGEGMRRLVEQRCDETARIPLGPGAESLNASVALAIFLYQARLGRSH